The following coding sequences lie in one Candidatus Neptunochlamydia sp. REUL1 genomic window:
- a CDS encoding DUF378 domain-containing protein, which produces MKVINFIALILILVGAINWGLWGFFQFDLIAWLFGGDASWLSRLAYAIVGLAGLWGLSFLGKCKTLCCSSCKKG; this is translated from the coding sequence ATGAAGGTAATTAACTTTATTGCGCTGATTCTTATTCTTGTAGGAGCCATTAATTGGGGTCTCTGGGGGTTTTTTCAGTTTGACTTAATCGCATGGCTTTTTGGCGGCGATGCCTCTTGGCTTTCTCGTTTAGCTTATGCCATTGTTGGGCTTGCGGGTCTCTGGGGACTTAGTTTTTTAGGGAAGTGTAAGACTCTATGTTGCAGTTCCTGCAAGAAAGGCTAG